The Ananas comosus cultivar F153 linkage group 2, ASM154086v1, whole genome shotgun sequence genome contains a region encoding:
- the LOC109706730 gene encoding uncharacterized protein LOC109706730 isoform X1 → MYWIESYDSLVSSSIYPLTWRPSVLSLLRGGQMRIGLSFMLHTSRDWDRDYRPFLINYRLPVMTRYKRPSFICSGIGRSREDGFLSSTALVDALRQTHYSIRELVDDPPAIHTMLESLTGICAHFESVLEHVPAIPIVADIGGRDFGHASTSGHHRRQSPTPTGSYSTSSQRVSRSPSLTDAADMPAAPSTFPFLTLDSLPPPVSRAYFRSVYSRHHGASSSQPRLAYTPATVEGDRPKPKETGDSGASRGHHHCGS, encoded by the exons ATGTACTGGATCGAGTCCTACGACAGTTTGGTCTCCTCCAGCATATACCCATTAACGTGGAGACCATCCGTCTTGTCACTTCTCAGGGGCGGTCAGATGAGGATTGGGCTATCTTTCATGCTGCACACATCGAGAGATTGGGACAGAGATTACAGGCCATTTTTGATCAATTACCGATTGCCGGTGATGACCCGATACAAGCGACCTTCATTTATATGTAGTGGCATTGGCAGATCACGAGAAGATGGATTTCTCTCCAGTACAGCTTTG GTGGACGCATTACGACAGACTCACTATAGCATCAGAGAGCTCGTTGATGATCCACCTGCGATCCATACGATGCTGGAGTCATTGACGGGCATCTGTGCCCATTTTGAGTCGGTACTGGAGCACGTTCCTGCCATACCTATTGTCGCTGATATCGGAGGTCGAGATTTTGGCCATGCCTCGACATCCGGTCATCACAGGAGACAGTCACCGACTCCTACTGGATCATACTCGACATCGAGCCAGCGGGTGTCGCGATCTCCATCTCTTACTGATGCTGCAGATATGCCCGCCGCCCCTTCAACATTTCCTTTCTTGACATTAGACTCGCTTCCGCCGCCAGTCTCTCGAGCGTACTTTAGATCTGTCTATTCTCGACATCATGGCGCGTCATCATCACAGCCCCGCCTAGCATATACACCGGCCACTGTCGAGGGTGATCGACCTAAGCCAAAGGAGACAGGCGATTCCGGAGCATCACGAGGGCATCATCATTGCGGATCTTGA
- the LOC109706730 gene encoding uncharacterized protein LOC109706730 isoform X2 gives MRIGLSFMLHTSRDWDRDYRPFLINYRLPVMTRYKRPSFICSGIGRSREDGFLSSTALVDALRQTHYSIRELVDDPPAIHTMLESLTGICAHFESVLEHVPAIPIVADIGGRDFGHASTSGHHRRQSPTPTGSYSTSSQRVSRSPSLTDAADMPAAPSTFPFLTLDSLPPPVSRAYFRSVYSRHHGASSSQPRLAYTPATVEGDRPKPKETGDSGASRGHHHCGS, from the exons ATGAGGATTGGGCTATCTTTCATGCTGCACACATCGAGAGATTGGGACAGAGATTACAGGCCATTTTTGATCAATTACCGATTGCCGGTGATGACCCGATACAAGCGACCTTCATTTATATGTAGTGGCATTGGCAGATCACGAGAAGATGGATTTCTCTCCAGTACAGCTTTG GTGGACGCATTACGACAGACTCACTATAGCATCAGAGAGCTCGTTGATGATCCACCTGCGATCCATACGATGCTGGAGTCATTGACGGGCATCTGTGCCCATTTTGAGTCGGTACTGGAGCACGTTCCTGCCATACCTATTGTCGCTGATATCGGAGGTCGAGATTTTGGCCATGCCTCGACATCCGGTCATCACAGGAGACAGTCACCGACTCCTACTGGATCATACTCGACATCGAGCCAGCGGGTGTCGCGATCTCCATCTCTTACTGATGCTGCAGATATGCCCGCCGCCCCTTCAACATTTCCTTTCTTGACATTAGACTCGCTTCCGCCGCCAGTCTCTCGAGCGTACTTTAGATCTGTCTATTCTCGACATCATGGCGCGTCATCATCACAGCCCCGCCTAGCATATACACCGGCCACTGTCGAGGGTGATCGACCTAAGCCAAAGGAGACAGGCGATTCCGGAGCATCACGAGGGCATCATCATTGCGGATCTTGA